A portion of the Diceros bicornis minor isolate mBicDic1 chromosome 20, mDicBic1.mat.cur, whole genome shotgun sequence genome contains these proteins:
- the PAIP1 gene encoding polyadenylate-binding protein-interacting protein 1 isoform X3, giving the protein MAKPQVVVAPVLMSKLSVNAPEFYPSGYSSNYTESYEDGCEDYPTLSEYVQDFLNHLTEQPGSFETEIEQFAETLNGWVTTDDALQELVELIYQQATSIPNFSYMGARLCNYLSHHLTISPQSGNFRQLLLKRCRTEYEVKDQAAKGDDVTRKRFHAFVLFLGELYLNLEIKGTNGQVTRADILQVGLRELLNALFSNPMDDNLICAVKLLKLTGSVLEDAWKEKGKTDMEEIIQRIENVVLDANCSRDVKQMLLKLVELRSSNWGRVHATSTYREATPENDPNYFMNEPTFYTSDGVPFTAADPDYQEKYQELLEREDFFPDYEENGTDLSGAGDPYLDDIDDEMDPEIEEAYEKFCLESERKRKQ; this is encoded by the exons GAATCCTATGaggatggttgtgaggattatcCCACTCTATCAGAATATGTTCAGGATTTTTTGAATCATCTTACAGAGCAGCCTGGCAGTTTTGAAACTGAAATTGAACAGTTTGCAGAGACCCTGAATGGCTGGGTTACGACAGATGATGCTTTGCAAGAACTTGTGGAACTTATCTATCAACAG gcCACATCTATCCCGAATTTCTCTTACATGGGAGCTCGCCTGTGTAATTACCTGTCTCATCATCTGACAATTAGCCCACAGAGTGGCAACTTCCGCCAATTGTTGCTTAAAAG ATGTCGGACTGAATATGAAGTTAAAGATCAAGCAGCAAAAGGGGATGACGTGACTCGAAAACGATTCCATGCATTTGTACTCTTTCTGGGAGAACTTTATCTTAACCTGGAG ATCAAGGGAACAAATGGACAGGTTACAAGAGCAGATATTCTTCAGGTTGGTCTTCGGGAGTTGCTGAATGCCCTCTTTTCTAATCCTATGGATGACAACTTAATTTGTGCAGTAAAATTACTGAAG TTGACAGGGTCAGTTTTAGAAGATGCctggaaggaaaagggaaagactGATATGGAAGAAATTATTCAGAGAATTGAAAATGTTGTCCTAGATGCCAATTGCAGCAG AGATGTAAAACAGATGCTCTTGAAGCTTGTAGAACTCCGGTCAAGTAACTGGGGTAGAGTCCATGCAACCTCAACATACAGAGAAGCTACACCTGAAAATGACCCTAACTATTTTATG AATGAACCAACATTTTATACATCTGATGGTGTTCCTTTCACTGCAGCTGATCCAG atTACCAAGAGAAATATCAAGAGTTACTTGAAAGAGAAGACTTTTTTCCAGATTATGAAGAAAATGGAACAGATTTATCAGGGGCTGGTGATCC GTACTTGGATGATATTGATGATGAGATGGACCCAGAAATAGAAGAAGCTTATGAAAAGTTTTGTTTGGAATCAGAGCGTAAGCGAAAGCAGTAA